AGGCCCAGAGTCTGTTCTCCCCATTTTCTGAGGTGCTTTGTCTAGAAGAGTGAgtctgggagagggggaggaggctgGATCCAGCTCCAAGAGCTGTTTTCCACTTGCTCCCCCTGGTGTGGCCATGTCAGGGGACTTCTtgcagagaggagaagaggactGAGTTGGGAACTGGAAGTCTTCCAGAGAGCAGTGAACTTCGAGGAATGTGGGGACCCGGGAGATGGCTTTTCCTGGGAGGGAGCTGCTTTAGACCACAAGGTGTCTTTTCTTAGGGGGTCTGTATGGGGATTCCACATTTAAGCACATGAAAGCCATTTAGAAACAGATGTACTCGGAGGTGGCCTAGGACGCCAGCCACCAGCGGCATACTGTGGGGTCCCTGCCTGGTTTCAGCTGATGAAGCTCCCACCCCTGTCcccaccttcccttcccctcaGATACAACGAGGATGAGAAAAAGTGGGAGGGGGTCCTACGGGAGATCGCCTACGCAGCTGGCGCCACCTTCCTCCCTGTGCGCCTCAATGTGCTTCGCCTGACCAAGATGTGACCGATGTGACTGGTGCAGGACCCTCACTGAGCCTCCTTCCTGTCCTGtggcttcagaaaaaaaaaaaaaaaaaaaaaaaggagcatcaTGAGAtccagggaggagctgggagaggcCAGAGCCCTTTGGGTTCCCAGGATGAGTCAGAAAGGGTACTTCAGTCAGGGAAGGGACATTGCTGCCTGCTTCTCAATGTCCCTCTGGGGACACCATGTCTTCCCAAGGACTGCAAAGCTATAGGCCGGCATCCCAGGTTGTGTCCTGGCCCTACCCTGGCTGGCTGTGTGTGCCATAGGGTCTCCCAAGGGACTCAGTACCCGTGCTGATCAGATGGGAGTGTCTCCGTCGATGGCACCTTCTTGTGCTAACCCAGATCTCCCGTAGGAATCTCAGGAACAATAAAGTGCTTTCCGAGCATCTAGCCCAGGATCTAGAATCAACTGCCACAAAGAACCAGTGTCCCGAGGGCTGAGGGTTAAGGGCTTGATTGACCAGCACTGGGCTGGCAAGTGCTGGTCCTGTCACAGGACATCTCATCATGTCTCGTGTATGACCCTTTCCCCCAAAGCCGGGAACCGCCCACGCCCTGCCCAGAGTGGACAACGAGCCCAGAGACTACTATGGTAGAAAAGTCTTTTATTCTATTGGTCAGGCTCCGTGGCCTGGGCCTGGGGCCCAGAAGCAGCTGAGCAGAGCCCGGTCCTCTGTCCCCATGCCTACTCCAGCTTCTCTCTGTCCTGCCGCTGCTCCTCCTCCAGTGCCAGGGATCTCTCACGCTCCTTTACCAGCTGGACACCACAGTAGGTGACAAACAAGACCGCCAGTGTGGTCTGGGGGAAGCCTGTGGGAGAAGGAGCCATGATACCTGGAGCATCCCATCCTAGAGACCCTGCTTCGCATCACACACCCCTGCTGAGTCCCTTGGGCGCTAGGGTGTTGCCTGTGTGTTAGGTAGATCTATCCTTGAGACTCTGCCTCGCATCACACACCCCTGCTGAGTCCCTTGGACGCTAGGGTGTTGCCCGTGTGTTAGGTAGATCCATCCTTGAGACTCTGCCTCGCATCACACACCCCTGCTGAATCCCTCGGGCGCTAGAGTGTTGCCTGCGTGCTAAGTAGATCGGAAGAGGTTCTTGTCCTTCATGTGAGGTTGGGCAACATACCTCGTCTTCTCACTCTGCCCCTTACCTGTAAGTATCAGGCGTCGGGCAACcagctctgtgaattcaaggctgttCAGGCTCACGAGGTTGTACATGATGATAGCCCAGAAATTTACAGCCCCGCAGAGGGCCCGGACCCTCCGAGACATCTGCTCTGATAGCCGGGCCTGCCGTCCAAGAATATGTCAACAAgaggggtaggagagagagacaTGGTCAGTCAGTCGCTCAGGCCCAGAGGGATGATAAGAGCTGACTAATGCAGCCGGGTCCTGCCACTCAGAGATCAGGGAGACCCAGGCTCCCACTGTCCTGGCATACACAAGAGGCTTAGGGAGAAAGTTCTGGACCAGGGACCAAGCATGCCTGGATGACTCCAGAAAGCACCGTGCCACCACCTCCTGTCATCAGGCCGCTCCCAGCCAATCACAGCCTGGAACCTCCTGCCCACCACTCCCAGCCAGTCATGGCCTGGAACGTCCTGCCCACCTCTATCTGTGCCAGTGGCCCACGCTCTGCCAGCTTCTGTACCCAGAGCTCAAAGTTGAGGCCGAAGCAGTTAAGAACAGACCACAGGTAGACGATGTCACAAGGCCCGAGCCACAGAGTGGTGACGACGAACGTGGCCACAGATGCGGCCAGCTCTGGGATCACGGTGGAGTGATCCCCGCCAATGTGGTCATACACATATCTGCGGGGAAGGCGGGAGAAGAGCCTTCAGGAGCGTGGGATGCACAGCAGGGCGGTGTGTGCTTCGTCAGCCTCTGGACCTCGCATCTTTCTCTGCCCAGCTCCAAACTGGAGGGCGAACCTGGACTTCCATATCTGTGGCTGGGTTTCTCTAGTTCCCAGCTCTGACTCACCTAGACCCGAGATTTTTCAAAAACAGTTTGTGGATGACCCAAGCCTATGTCTTTGGCTCAGTCTCCTGACTCAGACATTCATCTGCTACGAGACATCTCACTCCAGGGACtgcttctcctgcttcctctcaagCCAGGGCCCAGCACCCAGCCTACAGCCCTACCTCAGCTGAACACCAGTGGACAGGTACTCAGGCTGTAGGCTATAGTCAGGATGCTCCAACATCCAAGGCACAAGTTCTATCAGCTCTGCTGGGTCATGACCCCTGCCCACCTCCTGCACCCCACTGCTGAAGTTCAGGGGTCCCTCTCACTTCTGCTCAGGGCCTCTTAGTCCTGTGTTTGCCTTTGACCCCCACTCCATTCACCATATATGCtcatggggctggagggatgtctCGGCAGTTAAGAGTGTGCACTGCTTTTACACAGGACCTGGGTTTattttccagaacccacatcaggtggctcacaacttcagtttcaggatgttcgacactctcttctggcctctgtaggcataaTCTGCAGGCAtg
This portion of the Mus musculus strain C57BL/6J chromosome 9, GRCm38.p6 C57BL/6J genome encodes:
- the Hhatl gene encoding protein-cysteine N-palmitoyltransferase HHAT-like protein isoform X2, whose protein sequence is MLRPFVVSLSDRALPLQVSQEPVRPEGELWHIQAQAGLSAAAIVAVDVFFHFFYILTIPSDLKFASRLPDSALAGLAYSNLVYDWVKAAVLFGVVNTVARLDHLDPPQPPKCITALYVFGETHFDRGINDWLCKYVYDHIGGDHSTVIPELAASVATFVVTTLWLGPCDIVYLWSVLNCFGLNFELWVQKLAERGPLAQIEARLSEQMSRRVRALCGAVNFWAIIMYNLVSLNSLEFTELVARRLILTGFPQTTLAVLFVTYCGVQLVKERERSLALEEEQRQDREKLE
- the Hhatl gene encoding protein-cysteine N-palmitoyltransferase HHAT-like protein isoform X3, with product MTFDRFHAQVSQEPVRPEGELWHIQAQAGLSAAAIVAVDVFFHFFYILTIPSDLKFASRLPDSALAGLAYSNLVYDWVKAAVLFGVVNTVARLDHLDPPQPPKCITALYVFGETHFDRGINDWLCKYVYDHIGGDHSTVIPELAASVATFVVTTLWLGPCDIVYLWSVLNCFGLNFELWVQKLAERGPLAQIEARLSEQMSRRVRALCGAVNFWAIIMYNLVSLNSLEFTELVARRLILTGFPQTTLAVLFVTYCGVQLVKERERSLALEEEQRQDREKLE